From Solwaraspora sp. WMMD1047, the proteins below share one genomic window:
- a CDS encoding SIS domain-containing protein codes for MTGHRMPASLLDSHLAGLAATLLPYREVAAELDRWGAELARRLAQGGRLLVAGNGGSAAEAQHLAAELVGKLREDRSPLSAIALCAETSSLTAIGNDYGFDEVFARQVRAHGRPDDILLLMSTSGHSANLVSAARAGRELGLHCWAFTGPAPNPLAAACAEVLAVPSADPQVVQELHLVSVHVLCEYVEAALAAVLGPAAGYPAPVRPGAAYPAAPAPPAVDPALVLQNATGDGIEP; via the coding sequence ATGACCGGCCACCGGATGCCCGCCAGCCTGCTCGACAGCCATCTGGCCGGCCTCGCCGCGACGCTGCTGCCGTACCGGGAGGTGGCGGCCGAGCTGGACCGCTGGGGCGCCGAGCTGGCCCGCCGGCTGGCCCAGGGCGGCCGACTGCTGGTGGCCGGCAACGGCGGCAGCGCGGCCGAGGCCCAGCATCTCGCCGCCGAGCTGGTCGGCAAGCTGCGCGAGGACCGCAGCCCGCTGTCGGCCATCGCGCTCTGCGCGGAGACCTCCTCGCTGACCGCCATCGGCAACGACTACGGGTTCGACGAGGTGTTCGCCCGGCAGGTGCGCGCCCACGGCCGCCCGGACGACATCCTGCTGCTGATGTCGACGAGCGGACACAGCGCGAACCTGGTGAGCGCCGCCCGGGCCGGCCGGGAGCTGGGGCTGCACTGCTGGGCCTTCACCGGCCCGGCGCCCAACCCGCTCGCCGCGGCCTGCGCCGAGGTGCTGGCGGTGCCGTCGGCCGACCCGCAGGTGGTGCAGGAGCTGCACCTGGTCTCCGTACACGTGCTCTGTGAATATGTGGAGGCGGCGCTGGCGGCGGTGCTCGGACCCGCCGCCGGTTACCCGGCGCCGGTCCGGCCCGGGGCCGCCTACCCGGCCGCACCCGCGCCGCCGGCCGTCGACCCCGCCCTGGTGCTGCAGAACGCGACCGGCGACGGGATCGAACCGTGA